One Manihot esculenta cultivar AM560-2 chromosome 6, M.esculenta_v8, whole genome shotgun sequence DNA segment encodes these proteins:
- the LOC110618169 gene encoding surfeit locus protein 1: MMASFASSISKTLTKRVIASAGVGVGGGFEAIYSLPKHQLPSSSSFCTSAAAVSSPVSDASSPSFPQPQGCNLQEKERGSRWSRWLLFLPGAITFGLGTWQIFRRQEKIKMLDYRQKRLTMEPMKFNDLSPSSEQLDNLEFRRVACKGVLDEKRSIYVGPRSRSISGVTENGYYVITPLMPIPNNPESVQSPILVNRGWVPRIWKERSLEISQDGEPPSDITSLSAQESERSSWWRFWSKKRKVIEDQIPAVTPVEVVGVVRGSEKPSIFVPENDPSSGQWFYVDVPSIARACELPENTIYVEDINENISSGCPYPVPKDVNTLIRSSVMPQDHLNYTLTWYSLSAAVTFMAFKRLRPNRSRR; the protein is encoded by the exons ATGATGGCTTCTTTCGCTTCCTCCATTTCCAAAACCCTAACGAAAAGGGTCATTGCTAGTGCTGGTGTTGGCGTTGGTGGTGGATTTGAGGCGATTTATTCTCTTCCAAAGCATCAGCTTCCTTCATCTTCCTCGTTTTGTACCTCAGCGGCTGCCGTCTCCTCTCCTGTTTCTGacgcttcttctccttcatttcCTCAACCTCAAG GATGTAATTTGcaagaaaaagagagaggtTCTAGATGGTCTAGATGGTTGCTATTTCTACCTGGAGCGATCACTTTTGGCCTTGGAACTTGGCAAATTTTCAGAAGGCAAGAAAAG ATTAAAATGTTGGATTATAGACAGAAGAGATTGACAATGGAACCTATGAAATTCAATGACTTATCCCCATCGAGTGAGCAATTGGATAATTTGGAGTTCAGGAGAGTGGCATGCAAGGGTGTTTTGGATGAGAAGAGATCTATCTATGTGGGTCCTCGTTCTAGAAGCATATCTGGAGTGACTGAAAATGGTTACTATGTCATTACACCCCTAATGCCAATCCCCAACAACCCTGAGAG TGTGCAGTCACCAATTCTGGTGAATAGAGGATGGGTCCCTCGTATTTGGAAGGAAAGATCCTTAGAAATTTCACAAGATGGTGAACCTCCTTCAGATATAACATCCTTATCTGCCCAAGAGAGTGAACGAAGTTCATGGTGGAGGTTTTGGTCCAAGAAGCGAAAAGTTATTGAG GATCAAATCCCAGCTGTCACTCCTGTAGAAGTTGTTGGAGTGGTTCGAGGGAGTGAAAAGCCTAGCATTTTTGTTCCAGAAAATGATCCAAGCTCTGGCCAGTGGTTCTATGTTGATGTTCCATCGATTGCCCGTGCTTGTGAGCTTCCTGAGAATACTATCTATGTGGAAGACATCAATGAGAACATTAGTTCAGGATGTCCATATCCTGTTCCAAAGGATGTGAATACCTTGATACGCAGTTCAGTCATGCCACAAGACCATCTAAACTATACTTTGACATG GTATTCTCTATCAGCTGCTGTCACATTTATGGCGTTCAAGAGACTAAGGCCAAATAGAAGCCGGAGATAG